In Phocoena sinus isolate mPhoSin1 chromosome 10, mPhoSin1.pri, whole genome shotgun sequence, a single genomic region encodes these proteins:
- the PANX2 gene encoding pannexin-2 encodes MATALLAGEKLRELILPGAQDDKAGALAALLLQLKLELPFDRVVTIGTVLVPILLVTLVFTKNFAEEPIYCYTPHNFTRDQALYARGYCWTELRDALPGVDASLWPSLFEHKLLPYSLLAFAAIMYVPALGWEFLASTRLTSELNFLLQEIDNCYHRAAEGRAPKIEKQIQSKGPGITERERREIIENAEKEKSPEQNLFEKYLERRGRSNFLAKLYLARHLLILLLSVAPISYLCTYYATQKQNEFTCALGAAPGGGPAVRVTCKLPSVQLQRIVAGVDIVLLCSMNLIILVNLIHLFIFRKSNFIFDKLHKVGIKTRRQWRRSQFCDINILAMFCNENRDHIKSLNRLDFITNESDLMYDNVVRQLLAALAQSNHDATPTVRDEGVQTVDPSANPAEPEGAAEPPVVKRPRKKMKWIPTSNPLPQPFKEPLAIMRVENSKAEKPKPVRRKTATDTLIAPLLDAGARAAHHYKGGGGDTGPPPDKKHARHFSLDVHPYILGTKKSKAEAMPAALPASRSQEGGFLSQAGECGLGLTAAPTTDAPLPTEPARAALPSGGPFHICSPSAAPATAPLSPASLGKPDPLAVLSRNTTRPLLHISTLYEAREEEDVAPRATPDVGSLLTIPPPQQILIATFEETRTAVSAVEF; translated from the exons aGGAGCCCATTTACTGCTACACGCCGCACAACTTCACCCGCGACCAGGCGCTGTACGCCCGCGGCTACTGCTGGACGGAGCTGCGGGACGCGCTGCCCGGCGTGGACGCCAGCCTATGGCCGTCGCTGTTTGAGCACAAGCTGCTACCCTACTCGCTGCTGGCCTTCGCGGCCATCATGTACGTGCCCGCGCTGGGCTGGGAGTTCCTGGCGTCCACGCGCCTCACCTCCGAGCTCAACTTCCTGCTGCAGGAGATCGACAACTGCTACCACAGGGCCGCCGAGGGCCGCGCGCCCAAGATCGAGAAGCAGATCCAGTCCAAGGGGCCCGGCATCACGGAGCGCGAGCGGCGTGAGATCATCGAGAACGCGGAGAAGGAGAAGAGCCCCGAGCAGAACCTGTTCGAGAAGTACCTGGAGCGCCGCGGCCGCAGCAACTTCCTGGCCAAACTCTACCTGGCGCGGCACCTGCTCATCCTGCTGCTCAGCGTGGCGCCCATCTCCTACCTGTGCACCTACTACGCCACCCAGAAGCAGAATGAGTTCACCTGCGCGCTGGGCGCGGCCCCGGGTGGCGGCCCGGCCGTGCGTGTCACCTGCAAGCTGCCGTCTGTGCAGCTGCAGCGCATCGTGGCGGGCGTGGACATCGTGCTGCTCTGCTCCATGAACCTCATCATCCTCGTCAACCTCATCCACCTCTTCATCTTCCGCAAGAGCAACTTCATCTTCGACAAGCTGCACAAGGTGGGCATCAAGACCCGCCGGCAGTGGCGCCGCTCGCAGTTCTGCGACATCAACATCCTGGCCATGTTCTGCAACGAGAACCGCGACCACATCAAGTCGCTCAACCGGCTGGACTTCATTACCAACGAGAGCGACCTCATGTACGACAACGTGGTGCGGCAGCTGCTGGCCGCGCTTGCGCAGTCCAACCACGACGCCACGCCCACCGTGCGCGACGAGGGCGTGCAGACCGTGGACCCCAGCGCCAACCCCGCCGAGCCCGAGGGCGCCGCTGAGCCGCCCGTGGTCAAGCGGCCCCGCAAGAAGATGAAGTGGATCCCCACCAGCAACCCGCTGCCCCAGCCCTTCAAGGAGCCTCTGGCCATCATGCGCGTGGAGAACAGCAAGGCCGAGAAGcccaagcccgtgcgccgcaagaCGGCCACCGACACGCTGATTGCGCCGCTGCTGGACGCGGGCGCACGCGCCGCGCACCATTATAAGGGTGGCGGGGGCGACACGGGCCCGCCCCCCGACAAGAAGCATGCCCGCCACTTCTCCCTGGACGTGCATCCCTACATCCTGGGCACCAAGAAGTCCAAGGCCGAGGCCATGCCTGCCGCCCTGCCAGCCTCCCGGAGCCAGGAAGGAGGCTTCCTGTCCCAGGCAGGGGAGTGCGGGCTGGGCCTGACCGCGGCACCCACCACAG ATGCGCCGCTCCCCACGGAGCCAGCCCGGGCCGCGCTGCCCTCGGGGGGCCCGTTTCACATCTGCTCGCCCTCCGCCGCCCCCGCCACGGCCCCTCTGTCGCCAGCCAGCCTGGGCAAGCCTGACCCCCTCGCCGTCCTGAGCCGCAACACCACCCGCCCGCTGCTGCATATCAGCACCCTGTATGAGGCACGGGAGGAGGAGGACGTGGCCCCCCGAGCGACCCCGGATGTGGGCAGCCTCctcaccatccctcccccacagcaGATCCTCATTGCCACCTTTGAGGAGACAAGGACAGCAGTGAGTGCTGTGGAGTTCTGA